A genomic segment from Thermodesulfobacteriota bacterium encodes:
- the dksA gene encoding RNA polymerase-binding protein DksA, translating into MNKEELAYFEKKLKDMMSELLSEAEKTLNDMTGTNTNYPDPTDRAAVESDRNFELRIRDRERRLLGKIQEALGRIEDGSYGICEECGEDISAQRMEARPVTTLCIDCKTRQEQHEKAQGR; encoded by the coding sequence ATGAACAAGGAAGAGCTGGCCTATTTCGAGAAGAAGCTCAAGGATATGATGAGCGAGCTCCTGAGCGAGGCCGAAAAGACCTTGAACGACATGACCGGCACCAACACCAACTATCCGGACCCCACGGATCGGGCCGCGGTGGAGTCGGACCGCAACTTCGAGCTGCGGATCCGCGACCGGGAGCGCCGACTTCTGGGCAAGATCCAGGAGGCCCTGGGGCGGATCGAGGACGGCTCCTACGGCATCTGCGAAGAGTGCGGGGAAGACATCTCCGCCCAGCGCATGGAAGCGCGGCCGGTGACGACCCTGTGCATCGACTGCAAGACTCGCCAAGAGCAGCACGAGAAGGCACAGGGCCGCTAG
- the moaC gene encoding cyclic pyranopterin monophosphate synthase MoaC: MDDDPLARLSHFDPSGQARMVDVGGKLPTVREAVAAGTVTMSPEAFALLASGQIGKGDVLGVARLAGIMAAKRVDTLIPLAHTVPLTSVGIRFALDEAKSQVQIEASARAEGRTGVEMEALTAVSVAALTIYDMCKAADRSMVIDQLRLVRKTGGKSGTYTRPA, encoded by the coding sequence ATGGACGACGACCCGTTGGCACGGCTCAGCCATTTCGACCCCTCCGGCCAGGCCCGGATGGTGGACGTGGGCGGCAAGCTGCCCACCGTGCGGGAGGCCGTGGCAGCCGGCACGGTCACCATGAGCCCCGAGGCCTTCGCCCTGCTGGCCAGCGGCCAGATCGGCAAGGGCGACGTGCTGGGCGTGGCCCGCCTGGCCGGCATCATGGCGGCCAAGCGGGTGGATACCCTCATCCCCCTTGCCCACACCGTGCCCCTGACCAGCGTCGGCATCCGCTTCGCCCTGGACGAGGCCAAAAGCCAGGTGCAGATCGAGGCCAGTGCCCGGGCCGAGGGCCGCACCGGCGTGGAAATGGAGGCCTTGACCGCCGTGTCGGTGGCAGCGCTGACGATCTACGATATGTGCAAGGCCGCGGACCGGTCCATGGTCATCGACCAGCTGCGGCTGGTGCGCAAGACAGGAGGCAAGAGCGGCACCTACACGCGACCGGCATGA
- the dnaJ gene encoding molecular chaperone DnaJ — translation MKKRDYYDILGVSRSASVEEIKKAYRKLAMQYHPDRNPGEREAEERFKEAAEAYEVLGDLEKRKIYDRYGHEGLQSSGYSGPGNFDDIFHSFGDIFEDLFGFGLGGGRAERRGGPVPGADLRYDLAISFQDAAKGAEKEIQINKRDTCWTCEGTGRRPGTGVKTCPSCQGRGQVVRAQGFFRVSTTCSRCQGEGQIVTDPCEDCQGHGLVQATKKVALKIPAGVDTGARMRLRGLGEGGRRGGQPGDLYVVIHVEPHELFHRRGDDLVCQLTVSMVDAALGGTLELPTIDGAKPVTIPRGTQPGDVLTLKGEGMPILNGYGRGDLFVEVKVVIPTGLSREQEELLRQFAALSASREPAEEEGGFLKKLFGK, via the coding sequence ATGAAGAAGCGGGACTATTACGACATCCTGGGCGTCTCCCGATCCGCCTCTGTGGAGGAGATCAAGAAGGCGTACCGGAAGCTGGCCATGCAGTACCACCCGGATCGCAACCCCGGCGAACGGGAGGCCGAGGAGCGCTTCAAGGAGGCGGCTGAGGCCTACGAGGTGCTGGGGGACCTGGAAAAACGCAAGATCTACGACCGCTATGGCCATGAGGGCCTGCAGAGCAGCGGCTATTCCGGCCCCGGCAACTTCGACGACATCTTCCACAGCTTTGGCGACATCTTCGAAGATCTCTTCGGCTTTGGCCTGGGTGGCGGCCGTGCCGAACGGCGGGGCGGGCCAGTGCCTGGCGCCGATCTCCGCTACGATCTGGCCATCAGCTTTCAGGATGCCGCCAAGGGGGCGGAAAAGGAGATCCAGATCAACAAGCGGGACACCTGCTGGACCTGCGAGGGCACCGGCCGCCGGCCCGGCACCGGTGTCAAGACCTGCCCCTCCTGCCAGGGCCGCGGTCAGGTGGTCCGCGCCCAGGGCTTCTTCCGGGTAAGCACCACCTGCAGCCGCTGCCAGGGCGAAGGCCAGATCGTCACCGACCCTTGCGAGGACTGCCAGGGCCATGGTCTGGTCCAGGCCACCAAGAAGGTGGCCCTGAAGATCCCGGCCGGGGTGGATACCGGGGCCCGGATGCGCCTGCGGGGACTGGGCGAAGGAGGCCGCCGGGGCGGCCAGCCCGGGGACCTCTACGTGGTTATCCATGTGGAGCCCCACGAGCTCTTCCATCGCCGGGGCGACGATCTGGTCTGCCAGTTGACGGTATCCATGGTGGACGCCGCCCTGGGCGGCACACTGGAGCTCCCCACCATCGACGGCGCCAAGCCTGTCACCATCCCCCGCGGCACCCAGCCCGGCGATGTGCTGACCCTGAAGGGGGAAGGCATGCCGATCTTGAACGGCTACGGCCGGGGGGACCTGTTCGTGGAGGTGAAGGTGGTGATCCCCACCGGTCTGTCCCGGGAACAGGAGGAGCTGCTCCGGCAGTTTGCCGCCCTTTCGGCGAGCCGGGAGCCAGCCGAGGAGGAGGGCGGCTTTCTGAAGAAGCTGTTCGGCAAGTAG
- the rpoZ gene encoding DNA-directed RNA polymerase subunit omega yields the protein MARITVEDCLEKVGEGSRFALVHLAVSRVKQFRIGKPGLIPERNKEIVNALREIAAGAVTFQNIADLRQMPTPEELAPPAAPVQDESEEAEETESAA from the coding sequence ATGGCGCGGATCACGGTGGAAGACTGTCTTGAGAAGGTGGGCGAGGGAAGCCGGTTCGCCCTTGTTCATCTGGCGGTCAGTCGGGTCAAGCAGTTCCGCATCGGCAAGCCGGGGCTCATCCCCGAACGGAACAAGGAGATCGTCAATGCCCTGCGGGAGATCGCCGCCGGCGCCGTGACCTTCCAGAACATCGCCGACCTGAGGCAGATGCCGACCCCGGAGGAGCTGGCGCCGCCGGCCGCCCCGGTTCAGGACGAGTCCGAAGAGGCCGAGGAGACCGAATCGGCTGCCTAG